A genomic window from Babylonia areolata isolate BAREFJ2019XMU chromosome 9, ASM4173473v1, whole genome shotgun sequence includes:
- the LOC143285999 gene encoding AKT-interacting protein-like isoform X1 — protein MSSTQDSSTESEAHSASPSPRLSSSGGEGRQLPSIPSSELSSTRGVSKVSSKQVPPVRGTSGYGPFLQEYSMMAEYNQLHKQKLPGVYVMPSAKSPLVWNGVLFLRQGLYEGCALRFTLTIPDNYPDGDCPDFVFEFPVFHPLVDPASGKVDVKRAFPKWRRNVNHLWQVLMYARKIFYKIETKSPLNAEAATLYEQDAEQFRQQVSESVQTAKQRLMQPPTSDDPYALRFSPWTEPVHCEAKRQMLNSKVLYSQDRCESSYSGDETRQSEERSASPRDLGMSWMRPGSTQMFVRDDSAPA, from the exons ATGTCAAGCACTCAAGACTCATCAACTGAG TCTGAAGCACACTCAGCGTCCCCATCTCCACGCCTTTCCAGCAGTGGGGGTGAAGGTCGTCAGCTTCCCAGCATTCCAAGCTCTGAGCTGAGCAGTACAAGGGGAGTGAGCAAAGTGAGCAGCAAGCAGGTGCCCCCGGTGCGAGGGACCTCGGGCTATGGCCCTTTTCTACAGGAGTACTCCATGATGGCTGAGTA CAATCAGCTACACAAACAAAAGCTTCCGGGGGTGTATGTGATGCCCTCGGCCAAGTCTCCactggtgtggaatggtgtgctATTTCTGCGTCAGGGTCTTTATGAAGGCTGCGCTCTTCGTTTCACCCTCACCATCCCTGACAACTACCCTGACGGAGACTGCCCA gacTTTGTGTTCGAGTTCCCCGTGTTCCACCCCCTTGTGGATCCGGCTTCAGGGAAGGTGGACGTCAAGCGGGCTTTTCCCAAGTGGAG acgcAATGTCAATCATTTATGGCAAGTGTTGATGTATGCACGAAAAATCTTCTACAAGATCGAAACCAAATCACCTCTGAATGCTGAGGCAGCCACTCT TTATGAGCAGGATGCGGAGCAGTTCCGACAGCAGGTCAGTGAGTCAGTGCAGACGGCCAAACAGCGTCTGATGCAGCCCCCAACCTCTGACGACCCGTACGCACTCAG GTTCAGTCCCTGGACAGAGCCGGTGCACTGCGAGGCCAAGCGGCAGATGCTGAACTCTAAGGTACTTTATTCCCAAG ACAGGTGTGAGAGTAGCTATTCTGGAGATGAA actCGACAGAGTGAAGAGCGTTCAGCCAGCCCTCGTGACCTGGGCATGTCGTGGATGAGGCCAGGGTCCACACAGATGTTTGTCCGGGATGACTCGGCACCGGCctga
- the LOC143285999 gene encoding AKT-interacting protein-like isoform X3 has product MSSTQDSSTESEAHSASPSPRLSSSGGEGRQLPSIPSSELSSTRGVSKVSSKQVPPVRGTSGYGPFLQEYSMMAEYNQLHKQKLPGVYVMPSAKSPLVWNGVLFLRQGLYEGCALRFTLTIPDNYPDGDCPDFVFEFPVFHPLVDPASGKVDVKRAFPKWRRNVNHLWQVLMYARKIFYKIETKSPLNAEAATLYEQDAEQFRQQVSESVQTAKQRLMQPPTSDDPYALRFSPWTEPVHCEAKRQMLNSKVLYSQDSTE; this is encoded by the exons ATGTCAAGCACTCAAGACTCATCAACTGAG TCTGAAGCACACTCAGCGTCCCCATCTCCACGCCTTTCCAGCAGTGGGGGTGAAGGTCGTCAGCTTCCCAGCATTCCAAGCTCTGAGCTGAGCAGTACAAGGGGAGTGAGCAAAGTGAGCAGCAAGCAGGTGCCCCCGGTGCGAGGGACCTCGGGCTATGGCCCTTTTCTACAGGAGTACTCCATGATGGCTGAGTA CAATCAGCTACACAAACAAAAGCTTCCGGGGGTGTATGTGATGCCCTCGGCCAAGTCTCCactggtgtggaatggtgtgctATTTCTGCGTCAGGGTCTTTATGAAGGCTGCGCTCTTCGTTTCACCCTCACCATCCCTGACAACTACCCTGACGGAGACTGCCCA gacTTTGTGTTCGAGTTCCCCGTGTTCCACCCCCTTGTGGATCCGGCTTCAGGGAAGGTGGACGTCAAGCGGGCTTTTCCCAAGTGGAG acgcAATGTCAATCATTTATGGCAAGTGTTGATGTATGCACGAAAAATCTTCTACAAGATCGAAACCAAATCACCTCTGAATGCTGAGGCAGCCACTCT TTATGAGCAGGATGCGGAGCAGTTCCGACAGCAGGTCAGTGAGTCAGTGCAGACGGCCAAACAGCGTCTGATGCAGCCCCCAACCTCTGACGACCCGTACGCACTCAG GTTCAGTCCCTGGACAGAGCCGGTGCACTGCGAGGCCAAGCGGCAGATGCTGAACTCTAAGGTACTTTATTCCCAAG actCGACAGAGTGA
- the LOC143285999 gene encoding AKT-interacting protein-like isoform X2, with amino-acid sequence MSSTQDSSTESEAHSASPSPRLSSSGGEGRQLPSIPSSELSSTRGVSKVSSKQVPPVRGTSGYGPFLQEYSMMAEYNQLHKQKLPGVYVMPSAKSPLVWNGVLFLRQGLYEGCALRFTLTIPDNYPDGDCPDFVFEFPVFHPLVDPASGKVDVKRAFPKWRRNVNHLWQVLMYARKIFYKIETKSPLNAEAATLYEQDAEQFRQQVSESVQTAKQRLMQPPTSDDPYALRFSPWTEPVHCEAKRQMLNSKTRQSEERSASPRDLGMSWMRPGSTQMFVRDDSAPA; translated from the exons ATGTCAAGCACTCAAGACTCATCAACTGAG TCTGAAGCACACTCAGCGTCCCCATCTCCACGCCTTTCCAGCAGTGGGGGTGAAGGTCGTCAGCTTCCCAGCATTCCAAGCTCTGAGCTGAGCAGTACAAGGGGAGTGAGCAAAGTGAGCAGCAAGCAGGTGCCCCCGGTGCGAGGGACCTCGGGCTATGGCCCTTTTCTACAGGAGTACTCCATGATGGCTGAGTA CAATCAGCTACACAAACAAAAGCTTCCGGGGGTGTATGTGATGCCCTCGGCCAAGTCTCCactggtgtggaatggtgtgctATTTCTGCGTCAGGGTCTTTATGAAGGCTGCGCTCTTCGTTTCACCCTCACCATCCCTGACAACTACCCTGACGGAGACTGCCCA gacTTTGTGTTCGAGTTCCCCGTGTTCCACCCCCTTGTGGATCCGGCTTCAGGGAAGGTGGACGTCAAGCGGGCTTTTCCCAAGTGGAG acgcAATGTCAATCATTTATGGCAAGTGTTGATGTATGCACGAAAAATCTTCTACAAGATCGAAACCAAATCACCTCTGAATGCTGAGGCAGCCACTCT TTATGAGCAGGATGCGGAGCAGTTCCGACAGCAGGTCAGTGAGTCAGTGCAGACGGCCAAACAGCGTCTGATGCAGCCCCCAACCTCTGACGACCCGTACGCACTCAG GTTCAGTCCCTGGACAGAGCCGGTGCACTGCGAGGCCAAGCGGCAGATGCTGAACTCTAAG actCGACAGAGTGAAGAGCGTTCAGCCAGCCCTCGTGACCTGGGCATGTCGTGGATGAGGCCAGGGTCCACACAGATGTTTGTCCGGGATGACTCGGCACCGGCctga